A DNA window from Legionella sp. MW5194 contains the following coding sequences:
- a CDS encoding sulfatase-like hydrolase/transferase, translating to MKRKEQTAYWHYFNHFFLFNLVFLGLQFAYILSLGSSFLHAIPLPFQIYLEMALTGGLQVALHALLALLQAFWLWAILAGKRLEDNQRLLMLLYALTILWVLCLNCYFFPLSEFSRLFLPPIPLVLIRWLLLALSAFFLLLTLLGLARLIRKQPRTAVTLLTTVIAFSLFIILPDDEIVAKSPTSTRPNIIIIGVDSFSAERLSATETPTLFRFINQSVHFTDTISPLARTYPAWSSILTGLYPIHHQARENLTPAQLVKSSASIVWPLRQAGYYTVFATDDRRFNTLGKEFGFQEIIGPRTGINDALIGTFNDFPLSNLLVNFKLSRWLFPYNYLNRASHYTYYPATFDKALAERIAAAQTRQPIFLAVHFTLPHWPYAWAPSLPAEVGDEYSVLERGNLYHAAVRETDQQIGRLFAQLQQGGYLKNSLVIVLSDHGEALYEEGSRKTTLEGYQGRKPSLLASYFSRKTSTELQRSAGHGSDLLSPSQYTCLLGIKITQANRPLTQAKTINTRVALIDLAPTIAAFVGLPEKLKTDGFSLLPSLLTSSEPPANRVFMLESGMLPNQFISREKARQYGILLFRVNPENGLLELREDKLESINAMKIYGVIQGDWLLALYPDDRFYIPVLLRLSNGQWTDNLQTPFANASPAQSLLRQLLQFYAHDLSTYPETRPSLPLP from the coding sequence GTGAAGAGAAAGGAACAAACCGCGTATTGGCATTATTTCAATCATTTCTTCCTTTTTAATTTAGTCTTTTTAGGATTGCAGTTTGCCTATATTTTAAGCCTGGGCAGCAGTTTTTTGCATGCCATCCCCTTGCCTTTCCAGATCTATCTTGAAATGGCACTCACAGGCGGTCTGCAAGTGGCACTGCATGCACTATTGGCGTTACTTCAGGCTTTCTGGCTATGGGCAATTCTGGCAGGCAAACGTCTCGAGGATAATCAACGTCTGCTTATGCTGCTTTATGCCCTGACTATTCTTTGGGTCCTTTGCCTTAATTGTTATTTCTTCCCTTTAAGTGAATTCAGCCGTTTGTTTTTACCGCCCATCCCTCTGGTCTTGATTCGATGGCTGCTTCTTGCCTTGTCTGCCTTTTTTCTGCTGCTAACCTTGCTGGGTTTGGCAAGGCTCATCCGAAAACAGCCACGCACAGCAGTGACCCTACTGACCACGGTGATAGCCTTCTCGCTTTTTATTATTCTCCCTGACGATGAAATAGTTGCCAAAAGCCCCACCAGCACACGGCCGAATATCATTATTATTGGTGTTGATTCCTTCAGCGCTGAACGTCTCAGTGCAACGGAGACACCCACACTTTTCCGTTTCATTAATCAAAGCGTACACTTTACTGACACCATCAGCCCCTTAGCCCGTACCTACCCGGCCTGGTCAAGTATTTTGACCGGCTTATACCCTATTCATCATCAGGCAAGGGAAAACTTAACGCCCGCCCAATTGGTTAAAAGTTCAGCCAGTATTGTCTGGCCGTTGCGGCAGGCAGGCTATTACACCGTTTTTGCCACGGATGATCGACGGTTTAACACGCTGGGCAAGGAATTTGGTTTTCAGGAAATCATCGGCCCCAGAACGGGGATTAATGATGCGCTGATTGGTACGTTTAATGATTTTCCCCTGAGTAATCTGCTGGTTAATTTTAAATTAAGTCGCTGGCTTTTCCCTTATAATTATTTAAACCGCGCCAGCCACTACACCTATTATCCGGCTACGTTTGATAAAGCACTGGCGGAACGAATTGCAGCGGCACAAACCCGGCAACCGATTTTTCTGGCGGTGCATTTCACGTTACCGCACTGGCCCTATGCCTGGGCACCCTCTTTACCGGCTGAGGTCGGGGACGAATACAGCGTCCTGGAACGGGGCAACCTTTATCATGCTGCCGTTCGCGAAACTGATCAGCAAATCGGGCGATTATTCGCACAGCTTCAACAAGGGGGTTACCTTAAAAACAGTCTGGTTATCGTTTTAAGTGATCATGGCGAAGCCCTGTATGAAGAAGGCAGCCGTAAAACCACCCTTGAGGGCTATCAGGGTAGAAAGCCCAGCCTGTTGGCCAGTTATTTTTCCCGCAAGACGTCAACCGAGCTGCAACGCAGTGCCGGCCATGGCTCGGATTTACTCAGTCCCTCCCAATACACCTGCCTGCTTGGCATCAAAATAACCCAGGCTAATCGCCCCCTGACCCAGGCAAAAACCATCAACACTCGCGTCGCTCTGATTGATTTAGCACCAACCATTGCCGCCTTTGTCGGCCTGCCTGAAAAATTAAAAACAGACGGTTTCTCCCTGTTGCCAAGCCTGTTAACTTCCAGCGAGCCCCCTGCCAATCGGGTGTTCATGCTGGAGAGCGGCATGCTTCCCAATCAATTCATTTCTCGGGAAAAAGCAAGACAATATGGGATTCTGTTATTTCGTGTTAATCCAGAAAATGGCCTGCTGGAACTGCGTGAGGACAAACTTGAAAGCATCAATGCCATGAAAATATACGGTGTTATCCAGGGCGATTGGCTATTGGCCTTATACCCGGATGACCGATTTTATATCCCGGTGCTGTTGCGTTTAAGTAACGGACAATGGACGGATAACCTACAGACACCCTTTGCCAACGCCTCTCCTGCCCAGTCTCTGCTGCGGCAATTGCTGCAATTTTATGCTCACGATTTATCGACTTACCCTGAAACCAGACCTAGCCTTCCACTTCCCTAA
- a CDS encoding response regulator transcription factor, which produces MPHRKYLLIIDDAPKDPRLEEYFAKFNFSLVQYSDTRQLGQENEPPEALLINWRLLKDNALTIDMLYHRYPAPILVISDKSNEEMCVKMLEAGADDFLVKPIHPRELHARISAISRRVQRFADEVEQEKEVLAFANWRLYPSSRQIFDEHHQELQLSAGEYDLLLAFVRQPQQILGREFLLQITKNSDLNPFDRRIDVQISRLRQKIETDAKKPALIKTIRNGGYLFTARVLSLKEGTESK; this is translated from the coding sequence CTGCCGCATCGTAAATACTTACTGATTATTGACGATGCCCCCAAAGACCCACGACTGGAGGAGTATTTTGCCAAATTTAACTTCAGTCTGGTTCAGTACAGCGATACACGGCAGCTGGGTCAGGAAAACGAACCGCCAGAGGCCCTGCTTATTAACTGGCGGCTGCTTAAAGACAATGCCTTAACGATTGATATGCTCTATCACCGTTACCCGGCTCCCATTTTAGTCATCAGCGATAAAAGCAACGAGGAAATGTGTGTCAAAATGCTTGAGGCCGGAGCGGATGACTTTTTGGTAAAACCCATTCACCCGCGGGAATTGCATGCGCGCATCAGCGCCATCAGTCGCCGCGTCCAGCGCTTTGCCGATGAGGTCGAGCAGGAAAAAGAAGTCCTTGCCTTCGCCAACTGGCGTCTTTACCCTTCTTCCCGGCAAATTTTTGATGAACATCACCAGGAACTGCAACTCAGCGCCGGCGAGTATGATTTATTGCTGGCTTTTGTCAGGCAGCCGCAACAGATCCTCGGCCGTGAATTCCTGCTGCAGATTACCAAAAACAGTGATCTGAACCCTTTTGACCGCCGCATTGACGTGCAAATCAGCCGCTTGCGTCAAAAAATCGAAACCGATGCAAAAAAGCCTGCACTGATAAAAACCATCCGTAATGGCGGCTACCTGTTTACTGCGCGCGTGCTGTCGCTTAAGGAAGGGACGGAAAGTAAATAA
- the lpeA gene encoding multidrug efflux RND transporter periplasmic adaptor subunit LpeA gives MLKIQWHRLVRSRYYWQKAALILLIATLGLFSIRALFHSKAVLEAPVNKLVEIEIVKKQTLRQTIHLLGTIHPQHSTVLVAKESGMLDALVPTGQKISKGTLIAKIANPDREKNLQLSTAAVELTKAQYQRISPLIKKGYVSTKEAEEKKQLWIDAQKELSKTKIELDNSRFYAPFDGIIGAYKKREGAEVNAGEAVVSLYDPSSLIVDVDIPCSNLSDIHEGQPVYVQGKTYALSHLQKMLDEDSHMCPADVAIQCDECLLGSTVDVDLVVAEKKDTVVIPFQALFLRNSKPFVYVVKQRRIELVAVETGLKQQDQIEIVQGLKPGQQLVIRGQERLYPGMTVDVVKPSDVKASDPS, from the coding sequence GTGTTAAAAATCCAATGGCATCGCCTGGTGCGTTCGCGTTATTACTGGCAAAAAGCAGCACTGATTCTGCTGATTGCCACCCTTGGCCTTTTCTCTATCCGCGCCTTGTTTCACTCCAAAGCCGTTCTCGAAGCGCCGGTTAATAAACTGGTCGAAATCGAGATCGTAAAAAAGCAGACGCTTAGACAAACGATTCACCTGTTGGGTACCATTCATCCTCAACACAGCACCGTGCTGGTAGCCAAAGAGTCCGGCATGCTGGATGCCCTGGTTCCTACCGGCCAAAAAATAAGCAAAGGCACCCTGATTGCCAAAATTGCCAATCCCGATCGTGAAAAAAACCTGCAATTGTCCACAGCGGCCGTTGAACTGACCAAAGCACAATACCAACGCATCAGTCCCTTAATTAAAAAAGGTTACGTCAGCACCAAGGAAGCAGAAGAAAAAAAGCAACTCTGGATTGATGCTCAGAAAGAATTGTCTAAAACCAAGATTGAACTGGATAACTCCCGTTTTTATGCCCCCTTTGACGGCATCATCGGCGCGTATAAAAAACGTGAAGGGGCGGAGGTCAATGCCGGTGAAGCCGTGGTGAGCCTCTATGATCCCTCCTCTCTGATTGTGGATGTGGATATCCCTTGCAGTAACTTAAGCGATATCCATGAAGGACAGCCCGTTTATGTTCAGGGTAAAACCTACGCCTTAAGCCATCTGCAAAAAATGCTCGATGAAGACTCTCACATGTGCCCTGCGGATGTCGCGATCCAGTGCGACGAGTGCCTGCTGGGCTCAACCGTTGACGTCGATTTGGTGGTGGCTGAAAAAAAAGACACCGTGGTTATTCCCTTTCAAGCCCTCTTTTTAAGAAACAGCAAACCTTTTGTTTACGTGGTCAAACAACGTCGTATTGAGCTGGTTGCAGTAGAAACCGGACTTAAGCAACAAGATCAAATTGAAATTGTCCAGGGATTAAAACCCGGACAACAACTGGTTATTCGAGGTCAGGAACGTCTTTACCCGGGCATGACGGTTGATGTTGTAAAACCTTCTGACGTCAAGGCCAGTGATCCATCATGA
- the lpeB gene encoding multidrug efflux RND transporter permease subunit LpeB: MKLTSYFIKHPVIAIVLNSMIAVLGLLCLYNLSVREYPDISFPTITVYASYPNASPDLVETSVTNILEDRLAGIEGLETITSQSSAGSSQITLVFRPTTSMDRALSATQDAVGMAKALLPAQVKSPSVERQRKSNGLPFIGVSLESSVRDFGELTHYANLNLKNVFRSVQGVATVDVWGQPYTYTISLKPEKLFAFGVNTDEVVNALDKSRISLPAGNYRNKIPSTLNSTLHTREDYENLLVKTNSKHPVFLGSLADVALETDNSQMRVRVNGHAGLVLSINRASDANPIEVSKEVRKVLHGIQQSLPTDLQVKVIIDQSDFINASLKNIRSAIGEAILLVLIIVFLFLRNLRATIIPLITIPVSLLGSLLFLKLFGFSINLMTLLAMVLAIGLVVDDAIIVLENIWRHIEEGLSPFEAAIRGAKEIGFAIVAMTFTLASVYLPIAFIQGMLGQLFIEFAVALAGSVFISGLVALTLSPLMCARFLSKDSKNWWPQFDVFLEKLAEPYGHALEFILHRQKLTFATALISILACVVFYQLIPHETAPKEDRSLIGIYTPPVAGEDLATLDNKIAKLETKINALPESTNRLTFIGDWGGSIVLPLKPHAQRHRTASQLVDELRPAFNHYPSIDPHVWSWDTGLPGIDDAGSGTELALIISTPESYRQLFDETEKLKSALDKTHLFDDVSYELRLDTMGYTIDLDYNQLAKLGLSASQVAKTIEVFFSGDKSQTFEKDGVTYNVTIKGSKAPWALNELYLTTPEGKRVSLGAITTMQPKAQPATLDHYQQMRSTTLHVQLKKGDAMAHAAKTLWTQAKENLPSHYKLTWTGAAKALQESSHVMLFLLLLSLAFIYAILSTQFENFIDPFIILFTVPLACSGALLFTWLFGQSLNIYTQVGLITLIGLISKHGILIVEFANKLHQNGATLLDAIQRAAVLRLRPVLMTTGAMVFGAIPLVLSHDAGAESRHAIGTVLIGGLCVGTFFTLFILPAVYIIIKGKRQQVKTQ, from the coding sequence ATGAAACTGACCAGTTATTTTATTAAACATCCCGTCATTGCCATCGTCTTAAACAGCATGATTGCTGTTTTGGGCCTGCTTTGTCTTTATAATCTTTCCGTGCGTGAGTACCCGGATATCAGTTTTCCCACCATCACGGTGTATGCAAGCTACCCCAATGCCAGTCCCGATCTCGTCGAAACCTCCGTCACCAACATTCTTGAAGATCGCCTGGCCGGGATTGAGGGTCTGGAGACTATTACCTCCCAATCCAGCGCCGGCAGTTCACAAATCACGCTGGTCTTTCGGCCAACGACCTCCATGGACAGGGCTTTAAGCGCCACCCAGGATGCCGTGGGTATGGCCAAAGCCCTGTTACCGGCTCAAGTCAAATCGCCTTCCGTAGAACGCCAACGTAAATCCAATGGGTTGCCATTCATTGGCGTGTCATTAGAATCCTCTGTCCGTGATTTTGGTGAATTAACCCATTACGCCAACCTTAACCTGAAAAATGTGTTTCGCAGCGTTCAGGGCGTGGCGACGGTGGATGTCTGGGGGCAGCCTTACACGTACACGATTAGTCTTAAGCCGGAAAAATTATTTGCCTTTGGAGTGAACACCGATGAAGTCGTTAATGCGCTTGATAAAAGCCGCATTTCCCTGCCTGCCGGGAATTACCGCAATAAAATTCCGAGCACTTTAAATTCCACGCTCCATACCCGGGAAGATTATGAAAACCTCCTGGTCAAAACCAACTCCAAACACCCGGTTTTTTTAGGATCCTTAGCCGATGTGGCGCTGGAAACCGATAACAGCCAAATGCGGGTTCGGGTTAACGGCCATGCTGGATTGGTGTTATCCATTAATCGCGCCAGTGATGCCAACCCCATCGAAGTATCCAAAGAGGTTCGTAAAGTCCTTCATGGCATCCAGCAGAGCCTGCCCACGGATTTGCAGGTCAAAGTCATTATTGATCAGTCCGATTTTATTAATGCCTCCCTGAAAAATATTCGCTCTGCGATTGGCGAGGCCATTTTGCTGGTGCTGATTATTGTCTTTTTATTTTTACGTAACCTGCGAGCTACCATCATTCCTTTGATTACTATCCCTGTTTCCCTGTTAGGCTCTCTGCTGTTTCTTAAACTTTTTGGCTTCTCCATTAACTTAATGACGCTGCTGGCGATGGTGCTGGCCATTGGGCTCGTCGTGGACGATGCAATCATTGTCCTTGAAAACATCTGGCGACACATTGAGGAAGGCTTATCGCCTTTCGAGGCAGCCATCCGGGGCGCCAAAGAAATTGGTTTCGCCATTGTGGCCATGACCTTTACCTTGGCCAGCGTTTATCTTCCCATTGCATTCATTCAGGGCATGCTTGGGCAATTGTTTATTGAATTTGCGGTGGCCTTAGCCGGTAGTGTTTTTATTTCAGGCCTTGTGGCTTTAACGCTGTCACCTTTGATGTGCGCGCGTTTCTTAAGTAAAGACTCCAAAAACTGGTGGCCGCAGTTTGATGTGTTTCTTGAAAAATTAGCCGAGCCTTATGGCCATGCCCTTGAATTTATTCTGCATCGGCAAAAGCTCACTTTTGCCACCGCCTTAATCTCGATTCTCGCCTGTGTGGTGTTTTATCAATTAATTCCACACGAAACAGCGCCCAAGGAAGATCGCAGCCTGATTGGCATCTATACTCCTCCCGTTGCGGGTGAAGATCTGGCCACTCTGGATAACAAGATTGCCAAACTGGAAACCAAAATCAATGCACTTCCGGAATCCACCAATCGTCTGACCTTTATTGGTGATTGGGGTGGCAGCATTGTGTTGCCTTTAAAACCCCACGCACAAAGGCACCGTACAGCCAGCCAGCTGGTAGACGAGTTACGGCCTGCCTTTAATCACTATCCTTCCATTGATCCGCACGTGTGGAGCTGGGATACAGGCTTACCCGGCATTGATGATGCGGGAAGCGGGACAGAACTGGCTTTAATCATTTCCACCCCTGAAAGCTACAGGCAACTGTTTGATGAAACCGAAAAATTAAAGTCGGCGCTGGATAAAACACACTTGTTTGATGATGTCAGTTATGAACTTCGTCTCGACACCATGGGCTACACCATTGATCTCGATTACAACCAGTTGGCCAAGCTGGGTTTAAGCGCCAGCCAGGTGGCGAAAACCATTGAAGTCTTTTTCAGTGGAGACAAATCACAGACCTTTGAAAAAGATGGCGTCACTTATAACGTCACCATCAAAGGCAGTAAAGCGCCCTGGGCACTCAATGAACTCTACTTAACCACCCCTGAAGGCAAGCGGGTGTCTCTTGGGGCAATCACCACCATGCAACCCAAGGCACAACCGGCAACGCTTGATCACTATCAACAAATGCGCTCGACTACGCTGCATGTGCAATTAAAAAAAGGCGATGCCATGGCCCATGCTGCGAAAACGCTCTGGACTCAGGCTAAAGAAAACCTGCCGTCTCACTATAAATTAACCTGGACCGGAGCGGCCAAAGCCTTGCAGGAATCATCCCATGTCATGCTCTTCCTGCTGCTGTTATCACTCGCTTTCATTTATGCCATTCTGTCGACACAATTTGAGAATTTTATTGATCCCTTTATTATTCTGTTCACTGTACCGCTTGCCTGCTCAGGCGCCCTGCTATTTACCTGGCTGTTCGGTCAATCGTTAAATATTTATACGCAGGTTGGTTTGATTACACTGATTGGTTTGATCAGTAAACACGGTATCCTGATTGTCGAATTCGCCAACAAGTTACACCAAAACGGCGCGACCCTGCTCGATGCCATTCAACGGGCGGCGGTGTTGCGTTTAAGGCCAGTACTCATGACCACGGGCGCCATGGTGTTTGGTGCAATTCCGCTGGTTCTGTCGCATGATGCCGGCGCCGAATCGCGTCATGCCATCGGCACTGTACTGATAGGCGGGCTTTGTGTCGGGACTTTTTTTACTTTGTTTATTTTGCCGGCCGTGTACATCATTATCAAAGGCAAACGCCAGCAGGTAAAAACACAGTAA
- a CDS encoding HlyC/CorC family transporter — protein MGQLSLTTLFMLLLLLVILSAFFSGSEIGIMSLNRYRLRHMVKKKHKQAIRVNNLLARPDRLLSIILIGNTVANIIASMLATLVGQRLYGDAGVAIATAILTLVILVFSELAPKTLAALHPQAVAFKSALPLTILQTLLAPFVKTVTWITNTLLRCFGISIDKAQKELLSSEELRSVVHEAGGLMPTEHRSMLISLLDLEQATVEDIMVPKSDIVGIDVNQSWHELLDQLETAQHTRLPLYRGTIDHLIGVVHVRDLFNLMVEERLDKESLLKAADEPYFIPEATPLNAQILNFQKMKKRSCFVVDEYGDLQGLVTMEDILEEVVGEFTTDIAALSKDIIEQDDGSVIVDASITLRHLKRLLGWQLPALEPRTLSGVIIEHLGYIPPPECCLQIDHYQIEVLKVGDNTIKTVRMIKIPNPA, from the coding sequence ATGGGGCAGTTATCACTGACGACATTGTTCATGCTGCTATTGCTGTTAGTCATTCTGTCGGCCTTTTTTTCCGGTTCAGAGATTGGCATTATGTCATTGAACCGCTATCGCTTGCGCCACATGGTGAAGAAAAAGCATAAGCAAGCGATTCGGGTTAACAACCTGTTAGCTCGTCCCGACCGCCTGCTCAGCATCATTTTAATCGGCAATACGGTAGCCAATATTATTGCCTCCATGCTCGCGACTTTAGTCGGTCAACGCCTTTATGGCGATGCCGGGGTGGCGATTGCAACCGCTATCCTGACGCTGGTAATTCTTGTTTTTTCCGAACTGGCACCCAAAACGCTGGCAGCATTGCATCCCCAGGCCGTCGCTTTCAAAAGCGCTTTGCCTCTGACGATACTGCAGACCCTGCTTGCGCCTTTCGTGAAAACCGTCACCTGGATAACCAATACCCTGCTGCGCTGTTTTGGTATTTCCATCGATAAGGCCCAGAAGGAATTACTGTCCAGTGAAGAACTGCGTTCGGTAGTGCATGAAGCTGGCGGATTAATGCCAACGGAACATCGAAGCATGCTGATTAGTCTGCTGGATTTGGAGCAGGCGACGGTGGAAGACATCATGGTTCCGAAAAGCGACATTGTTGGCATTGATGTAAATCAATCCTGGCACGAGTTGCTTGACCAATTGGAAACAGCGCAACACACACGATTGCCTCTGTATCGCGGTACCATTGATCATTTAATTGGGGTAGTTCACGTGCGTGATTTATTTAACCTGATGGTTGAGGAACGTCTGGACAAGGAGAGCCTCCTCAAGGCTGCCGATGAACCTTATTTTATTCCTGAAGCCACGCCGCTCAATGCACAGATTTTAAATTTTCAGAAAATGAAAAAACGCAGTTGTTTTGTGGTGGATGAATACGGTGATCTGCAAGGTTTAGTCACCATGGAAGACATCCTCGAGGAAGTGGTCGGTGAGTTTACTACGGACATTGCGGCTTTAAGCAAGGATATCATTGAACAGGACGACGGCTCGGTGATCGTCGATGCAAGCATTACCTTGAGGCATCTGAAACGCCTGCTGGGGTGGCAATTGCCGGCCTTGGAGCCTCGCACCTTAAGCGGGGTCATTATCGAGCATCTGGGGTATATCCCGCCGCCTGAATGCTGTTTGCAGATTGATCACTACCAGATTGAAGTCTTGAAAGTGGGCGATAACACCATCAAGACGGTGCGGATGATCAAAATCCCCAACCCTGCTTAA
- the ffh gene encoding signal recognition particle protein, translating into MFENLTERLTHAFKTLSGQSRFTEENTQQALREVRLSLLEADVALPVVKDFIAQIKEKALGQDVDVNLKPDQALIKIVHDELVHLLGDTRAELNFKTQPPAVFLMAGLQGSGKTTTTAKLARYLKETENKKVMLVSIDVYRPAAIEQLRLLAEQLDVAFFPAESHEQPVSIAQKALDSARKNYVDVVIFDTAGRLHIDTEMMSEIKAIHKAINPVETLFVVDSMTGQDAANTAKAFHEALPLTGVILTKTDGDARGGAALSVKHITGQPIKFMGSGEKIDALEPFHPDRVAQRILGMGDILTLIEEVERKADKATSEKLAKKLKKGKSFDLEDFKQQLLQMNNMGGITGMMSKLPGLSQLPKQALNQVNDKAMAQTIAIINSMTPKERRIPKIIVGSRKRRIAQGSGTQIQDVNRLLKQYEQMQKMMKKFTKPGAMQKMMRGMGGLAGMKGMFPDEFK; encoded by the coding sequence ATGTTTGAGAATTTAACCGAGCGGTTGACGCATGCCTTTAAAACACTGAGCGGCCAGAGCCGTTTCACGGAGGAAAATACCCAGCAGGCTTTGCGAGAAGTCCGCCTCTCTTTACTGGAAGCTGACGTGGCCCTGCCGGTCGTTAAGGATTTTATCGCCCAGATTAAAGAAAAAGCCCTGGGCCAGGACGTGGATGTCAACTTAAAACCGGATCAGGCGCTTATCAAGATTGTGCACGATGAGTTGGTGCATCTTCTTGGCGATACCCGCGCGGAATTGAATTTCAAAACCCAGCCGCCCGCTGTTTTTCTGATGGCAGGTCTTCAGGGTTCCGGTAAAACCACCACCACCGCTAAACTGGCGCGTTACCTGAAAGAGACAGAAAACAAAAAAGTCATGCTCGTCAGCATTGACGTGTACCGCCCTGCCGCGATCGAGCAGTTGCGGTTGCTGGCAGAACAGCTGGATGTGGCTTTTTTTCCGGCTGAAAGCCATGAGCAGCCCGTTTCCATTGCGCAAAAAGCCCTGGATAGTGCACGCAAAAATTACGTCGATGTTGTCATTTTTGATACCGCCGGCCGCTTGCACATTGATACGGAAATGATGTCTGAAATCAAGGCCATTCATAAAGCCATTAATCCGGTTGAAACCTTGTTTGTCGTTGACAGCATGACCGGCCAGGATGCGGCCAATACTGCGAAAGCGTTCCATGAAGCCCTGCCGTTGACCGGGGTTATTCTAACCAAAACCGACGGCGATGCCCGTGGCGGCGCCGCGTTATCTGTCAAACACATTACCGGGCAACCCATTAAATTCATGGGTAGCGGCGAGAAAATCGACGCCCTTGAGCCCTTCCATCCCGATCGCGTTGCGCAACGGATTCTCGGCATGGGCGACATACTGACCCTGATTGAAGAAGTTGAGCGTAAAGCCGATAAGGCCACCAGTGAAAAACTGGCTAAAAAACTTAAAAAAGGCAAAAGTTTTGATTTGGAAGACTTCAAGCAGCAACTTCTGCAGATGAATAACATGGGCGGCATCACCGGCATGATGAGCAAACTTCCCGGGTTAAGCCAATTGCCCAAACAGGCGCTCAATCAAGTGAATGATAAAGCCATGGCGCAAACGATTGCCATCATTAACTCCATGACACCCAAAGAACGGCGTATACCCAAAATTATCGTCGGCTCCAGAAAACGGCGTATTGCCCAAGGTTCAGGGACTCAAATTCAGGACGTTAATCGCCTGCTAAAGCAGTATGAACAGATGCAAAAAATGATGAAAAAATTCACCAAACCCGGTGCAATGCAGAAAATGATGCGCGGTATGGGCGGATTAGCCGGTATGAAAGGCATGTTTCCGGATGAATTTAAATAA
- the rpsP gene encoding 30S ribosomal protein S16 produces MVVIRLSRGGAKKRPFYHMVVTDSRRRRDGNYIERIGYYNPVARGQEIPLHVEMDKLAHWQSVGAQLSDRVSQLIKQHKKSQAAE; encoded by the coding sequence ATGGTCGTTATACGTTTATCACGAGGCGGCGCCAAAAAGCGTCCTTTTTATCACATGGTTGTTACCGATAGCCGCAGACGTCGCGATGGTAATTACATCGAGCGCATTGGTTATTACAACCCGGTCGCTCGTGGCCAGGAAATCCCTTTACACGTTGAAATGGATAAATTGGCTCACTGGCAAAGCGTTGGTGCACAATTGTCTGATCGTGTCAGCCAACTGATTAAGCAACACAAGAAGAGCCAAGCCGCTGAGTAA
- the rimM gene encoding ribosome maturation factor RimM (Essential for efficient processing of 16S rRNA), with amino-acid sequence MKKTIDWVVIGRFGRAHGVKGLITVHSFTEPRDNVLRYTDWHIQRNNQWQPVNLLRVDVTDKQILALVEGCADREQAASLTNLDIAVSSEQLPELPSGDYYWHQLMGLQVMNQQGVHFGTVSDMMPTGSNDVMVVHGEKRHLIPYIPGRYVVAVDLEKHVILVDWDADF; translated from the coding sequence GTGAAAAAAACGATTGATTGGGTTGTTATCGGCCGCTTTGGCCGAGCTCACGGTGTGAAAGGATTGATTACTGTTCATTCATTTACTGAACCCCGTGATAATGTATTGCGTTATACCGACTGGCATATCCAACGCAATAATCAATGGCAACCTGTTAATTTGCTACGCGTTGATGTCACTGACAAGCAAATTCTTGCTCTGGTTGAAGGATGCGCTGATCGAGAACAGGCAGCCAGTTTGACTAATCTGGATATTGCTGTAAGCAGTGAGCAACTGCCTGAATTACCTTCGGGTGATTATTACTGGCATCAATTGATGGGCCTGCAGGTGATGAACCAGCAGGGCGTTCATTTTGGCACCGTGAGTGACATGATGCCGACGGGTTCGAATGATGTTATGGTGGTCCATGGTGAAAAACGCCATTTAATCCCCTACATTCCGGGCCGGTATGTTGTAGCGGTTGATTTAGAGAAACACGTGATTCTTGTCGATTGGGATGCTGATTTTTAA